The genomic region ACGGCTTTGGGACTCAAAGACCTCACTGTTTTGGTGCACTCTTTGGGTGATTTGGAGTGTCGCAAAAAATACAAAGAAGCGCTCGTAAAATATCTCACCCCTCTAAAAAACGAATTGAGTGAAGATTCAAAAAAACGGCTAGAACACAACCCTTTGCGTATTTTAGATTCCAAAGATGAAACGGATCAACGCTTACTTAAAAATGCTCCCAAATTGATGGACTTTTTATCTAACGCTTCAAAAGAGCATTTTGCAAAAGTCTGCCAATTGCTAGAACAGTTACAAATCCCTTACACAATTGATAACAAACTCGTGCGCGGATTGGATTACTACACAGAAACCGTTTTTGAGATCGTTACAAAAGATTTAGGCGCTCAAAACACCTTAGGTGCTGGTGGGCGTTATGACGGGCTTTTAAAACAGCTTAAGGGACCTGACATTCCTGCATGTGGGTTTGCATGCGGCTTGGAGCGTATTTTACAAACCATGCACAACCAAAGCATCAGTTTGGGCAAAAAACAAACCCCACTTCTATTGCTCTTTCCAATGAATGAAGACGCATTTGCAACAGCGCTTTATATCGCCAATCTTTTGCGCACACATAACATCGCTGTCGACATCGATCCGCGTCAAAAAAAGATGGGACAAAGTATCCAGTTTGCTGAAAAAAGGAAGATTCCCTATTTTTCTGCGATTGGAGATAACGAAATGAATACAAAAATGCTCACAATTAAAAATTTAAGCAATCGAGAAGAGACACAAGTGGAATTTAAAAACCTTGTAACCACATTAGAGAATTTATGAAAACACATTTTAGAACACACACATGTGGCGAATTAAGATCAGATAACATCGGACAAGAGGTCAAATTAAGCGGCTTTGTACACAGAAAACGTGATCTTGGAAATCTTTTTTTCATCGATTTGCGCGACCAATATGGATTGACTCAACTCATTGTAGAAAAATCTAAGCTTACAGAAAAAATTTCGCATGAGTCTGTCATTTCAATCGAAGGCAAAGTCAAAGAGCGCATAAGCAAAAATAAAGAGCTTGCTACAGGTAATATCGAAGTCGAAGTGAAAAAACTCGAGATTCTTTCGCATGCCAAAACGCTGCCTTTTGAAATCACAAGCTTTTCAGAAGAAGCTAACGAAGAATTGCGCTTAAAGTACCGCTATTTGGAACTAAGGCGCGGTAAAATACTTCAGCACTTGCAATTTAGACATCGTGTGATTTTAGAAATTCGCAACCTACTCAGCAAACAGGGATTTATTGAAGTGCAAACGCCTATTTTGGGAAAATCCACACCTGAAGGTGCGCGTGACTATCTTGTGCCTTCTAGATTGTATCCTGGACATTTTTTTGCACTTCCTCAATCACCTCAACAGTTCAAACAGCTCTTGATGATGGGGAATATGGATCGCTATTTTCAAATCCCGCCTTGTTTTCGTGATGAAGATTTAAGAGCCGATCGCCAACCCGAATTTTATCAAATTGATATAGAGATGAGCTTTGGTGTTCCAGAAGATCTTTTTGCCATTCTTGAAACATTTATGAAACAGCTTTTCAAAAACATTTTGAACACAGATATCAAAATTCCATTCAAACGCCTTTCTTTTCATGAATGCATGGAAAAATATGGTTGCGATAAACCCGATTTGCGTTTTGGAATGGAGCTCAAACGTTTTGAATCTTTTGCACAAAAATGCGATTTTTCTATTTTCAAACAGGCCTTGGAAAAAAGTGCTGTCATCAAAGGACTTTGTGCGCCAGGTGCTGCGCATTTATCTAGAAAAAACATTGAAGCCCTGGAACAACTCATCAAAAATTTAGGACTTAAAGGATTGTCTTTTTTCAAAGTGGAAGACGACAAATTGCATTCATCGATTGCAAAATTTTTCACTCCAGATCAGCACAAAGCCATTATTCAGCACTTTAGTGCTAAAAATGGTGATTTGATTCTTCTTCTTGCTGATAAAGAGAAACTCGTCAATATGGGACTGGACCAGTTGCGTCGCCATCTTGCAAAAGAGCTTGATCTCATCTCCAATACTTTTGCGTTTTTATGGGTCACAGATTTTCCTTTATTTGAATGGGACGAAGAAGAACAACGCTACTTTAGCATGCACCATCCCTTCACAGCGCCCAATTCCGAAGATTTGGATGACTTGCCCAACGCACGTTCAACGGGTTATGATCTAGTGCTTAATGGATATGAAATTGCAGGAGGATCCAAACGGATTCATTCTTTAGATTTGCAATACAAAATTTTTGAACTCCTTGGACTCAAAGAAGAGGAAATCAAGTACAAATTTGGCCACTTCATTGAAGCGCTTTCTTATGGATGTCCTCCACATCTTGGCATTGCTTTTGGATTAGATCGTTTGCTCATGACAATGCTAAACACAGACAATATTCGCGATGTGATCGCCTTTCCAAAGACAACAAAAGCCCAAGACTTGATGCTCCAATCACCCTCTCAGGTATCGGATGCACAGCTCAAAGAGTTACATATAAAAGTGGATGCTTAAAATCATTTTAAGCATCCCTTATATTTGTTTAACCTTTTTTCCACTCGTTGTAATAGATTTTGAGCATATCATTGAGATTTTTACCAACAGCTTTGTAATCATTATCATGCAAGTTTGCCAATGACACACGCAATGACCAATCCGGTCCATGGAATCCTTCTCCAGGAAGACAGATGGTCATTTTTTCTTGCGCTAGGCGATACAAGAACTCTAAAAGGTGCACATTTTTTTCAAGGTATTTAGCAAATGGTTTGCCATATTTTTGCTCTGCAATATCTATAAAATCTAGAAGCACGTAGTAGTAGGTATTGCCCTTTTCTTTAGGCATTTTCATCTCTAGATTGTGAAACAGATATTTCATTCTTTTGACCAAAATTTGATGCACATCATCTTTGTATTTTTGCTTTTTATCCATCAGGTTAAACAATGAAAAGAGAGTCATGATAGCTTGCTGTGGACAAGAGAGTCCTCCTGTATGAGCTAGAGCTTCATGCCGACTATCTGTTTCTAAACGATCAATAAAGCTCATGTTGTTTGGATCGGGATGTATCATGCGGTACCGATCATACAAAATTTTCTTCTGTTTTTGAGGAAGCTTTTTGAGCAGTTTATCAATCACATGATTTTGGCTCATCATAATGAACCCTAAACGCCAGCCTGTCACACCAAAATATTTAGAATAGGAATAGACGCAAATGGTATTGTCTGGCACTTCGTCTAAAAGGCAATAAAACTTATTCACAAAGGTCGCATACACTGTATCTGTCAAAACGATTAGATCTTTGCGTTTGTTACGCACAATTTGTCCAATTTTTTTGATCACATGTGGATGCAAAGCGACAGATGTCGGATTTGCTGGATTGACCAAAAAGAGTGCTTTGACTTTTGGATTTTCTAGCTTTTTGAGTTCTTTATCTGGAATTTGCCATTCCAAGTCTTCATCACTTTCGATAAACACTTCTTTGAGTTTAAATTCATCTAAAAGTGGGATTTCCAAATAGGGAGAAAAAATCGGTGTGATGATGGCAATTTCATCTCCTTTACGCAAAAGTCCGTTAAGTTTTAAAGAATTGAAAATATA from Chlamydiota bacterium harbors:
- the hisS gene encoding Histidine--tRNA ligase; translated protein: MTTQAPKGTYDILPNNPKEEWKSSFVWQQLEQTAKQIAFSYGFEEIRTPIFESLDLFSRSVGESSDIVSKEMYTFEDRAKRKLALRPEGTACAARAFITNHLDQALPISKLFYIGPMFRYERPQAGRFRQHHQFGVEVFGSSSYLSDAEVISMLYHFLTALGLKDLTVLVHSLGDLECRKKYKEALVKYLTPLKNELSEDSKKRLEHNPLRILDSKDETDQRLLKNAPKLMDFLSNASKEHFAKVCQLLEQLQIPYTIDNKLVRGLDYYTETVFEIVTKDLGAQNTLGAGGRYDGLLKQLKGPDIPACGFACGLERILQTMHNQSISLGKKQTPLLLLFPMNEDAFATALYIANLLRTHNIAVDIDPRQKKMGQSIQFAEKRKIPYFSAIGDNEMNTKMLTIKNLSNREETQVEFKNLVTTLENL
- the aspS gene encoding Aspartate--tRNA(Asp/Asn) ligase; the protein is MKTHFRTHTCGELRSDNIGQEVKLSGFVHRKRDLGNLFFIDLRDQYGLTQLIVEKSKLTEKISHESVISIEGKVKERISKNKELATGNIEVEVKKLEILSHAKTLPFEITSFSEEANEELRLKYRYLELRRGKILQHLQFRHRVILEIRNLLSKQGFIEVQTPILGKSTPEGARDYLVPSRLYPGHFFALPQSPQQFKQLLMMGNMDRYFQIPPCFRDEDLRADRQPEFYQIDIEMSFGVPEDLFAILETFMKQLFKNILNTDIKIPFKRLSFHECMEKYGCDKPDLRFGMELKRFESFAQKCDFSIFKQALEKSAVIKGLCAPGAAHLSRKNIEALEQLIKNLGLKGLSFFKVEDDKLHSSIAKFFTPDQHKAIIQHFSAKNGDLILLLADKEKLVNMGLDQLRRHLAKELDLISNTFAFLWVTDFPLFEWDEEEQRYFSMHHPFTAPNSEDLDDLPNARSTGYDLVLNGYEIAGGSKRIHSLDLQYKIFELLGLKEEEIKYKFGHFIEALSYGCPPHLGIAFGLDRLLMTMLNTDNIRDVIAFPKTTKAQDLMLQSPSQVSDAQLKELHIKVDA
- the asD gene encoding Bifunctional aspartate aminotransferase and L-aspartate beta-decarboxylase; the encoded protein is MRNSRVKVQKKKRKKITRADLNVFESEPSSKGKGIAVKKKAKSKKKEYASVLNIMKHMSPFEVKDILIQEAKKTAKKRKATMLNAGRGNPDFLNTTVRDAFSLLCMFVTDCSNRYLKQKNLGLRPDKKGLARKFFQFLNKQKKSESRLFLEKAMRYAIKTFKYDADAFIFEMTDAALGDFYPMPPRVFPFMEKILRAYIDQILYLSPKMKKTKCDLFCTEGATAAMIYIFNSLKLNGLLRKGDEIAIITPIFSPYLEIPLLDEFKLKEVFIESDEDLEWQIPDKELKKLENPKVKALFLVNPANPTSVALHPHVIKKIGQIVRNKRKDLIVLTDTVYATFVNKFYCLLDEVPDNTICVYSYSKYFGVTGWRLGFIMMSQNHVIDKLLKKLPQKQKKILYDRYRMIHPDPNNMSFIDRLETDSRHEALAHTGGLSCPQQAIMTLFSLFNLMDKKQKYKDDVHQILVKRMKYLFHNLEMKMPKEKGNTYYYVLLDFIDIAEQKYGKPFAKYLEKNVHLLEFLYRLAQEKMTICLPGEGFHGPDWSLRVSLANLHDNDYKAVGKNLNDMLKIYYNEWKKG